One Bdellovibrio bacteriovorus str. Tiberius DNA segment encodes these proteins:
- a CDS encoding DOPA 4,5-dioxygenase family protein produces MQKTYTVNSKLLPVGFPREFDAHIYFESASLTKAEHLRDEAIRMFEGKKVFVGEMIPEAIGPHPVPMFEINFPKEHFTEVVLWLMHERGDLSVLVHELTGDDLYDHTQAAMWLGPAVELKYDRFK; encoded by the coding sequence ATGCAAAAGACTTATACTGTGAACAGCAAGCTTTTGCCGGTGGGTTTTCCTCGCGAGTTTGATGCCCATATTTACTTTGAAAGTGCCAGCCTCACCAAAGCGGAGCATCTTCGCGACGAGGCCATTCGCATGTTTGAAGGCAAAAAAGTCTTCGTCGGCGAAATGATTCCGGAAGCCATCGGGCCGCATCCGGTCCCTATGTTTGAAATCAATTTTCCCAAAGAGCATTTTACGGAAGTGGTCCTGTGGCTTATGCATGAGCGCGGGGATCTTTCGGTCCTGGTCCATGAATTGACCGGGGATGACTTGTATGACCATACCCAGGCTGCCATGTGGCTGGGTCCGGCTGTTGAGCTCAAATACGACAGATTTAAGTGA
- a CDS encoding KH domain-containing protein, translated as MSLPKVITRSASSSESTADTPLCPIKLNEERENGRKLILGLLTELVSDSSSLSINVEIGERTTVYHVGCKKECIGQILGSKGRNIGAIRTLISSISARKGFRAIVEVPYFSD; from the coding sequence ATGAGTTTGCCTAAGGTAATTACAAGATCTGCCTCGTCGTCTGAATCCACAGCGGACACGCCCCTCTGCCCAATCAAGCTGAACGAGGAACGGGAAAACGGGCGCAAACTGATTTTGGGGTTGCTGACAGAGCTGGTCAGTGACAGTTCAAGCCTGTCCATCAATGTCGAAATCGGTGAACGCACCACCGTTTATCATGTGGGCTGCAAAAAAGAATGCATTGGACAAATTCTGGGATCCAAAGGACGGAATATCGGCGCGATCCGAACCCTTATCTCTTCCATTTCAGCTCGGAAAGGATTCCGCGCAATAGTTGAAGTTCCTTATTTTAGTGACTAA
- a CDS encoding NHL repeat-containing protein: MLKKVTTFAALVSSLLLSMNALGFGGGFWQKRHVGLQLLAGQFDASAMINGPLSIARFREPRDAVVNAAGDIFIVDSNASVIRKISNGVVSTFAGKFGVFDHADGTGDSARFDYPTGITIDGSGNLFVTEGNNHTIRKITPAAVVTTVAGSPGNAGTADGTGSAARFNNPEDITLAADGNFYITDKNNNMIRKMTPAGVVTTFAGDGTYGCTDGTGAAAHFNYPTGIVGDSAGNLFVVCSSCSTIRKITPAGVVTTFAGLANATGALDGTGTAARFSWPIGITIDSSDNLYVADYGNSAIRKVTSSAVVSNFAGSYGDYGAVDGTGTAARFAGPAGIGIDASGDLFVTDSDNASIRKITPARVVTLVAGSLAGDSDGSADGTGTAASFFSPEGVAADPAGNLYVADTMNRTIRKITPSGNVTTIAGSPGQIGSADGTGAAARFSYPTKLTVAEDGNIYIADEYRIRKLTPGGVVTSLAGDYDNSGSADGTGTSARFGGVAGIASDGAGSLYVSDSGNYTVRKVTLAGVVTTLAGQVGIQGSDDGTGTGATFSRVAGITVTPSGNIFVADTDNNVIRKITVAGVVTTFAGAAGQGGNDDGMGSNARFSQPHFVATDSSGNLYVAEWGEATIRKITPSAVVTTIAGVLSTSPGYTGSLSNGVKQSEIGSAFSICVSGRKIIFVGENIVKWVPRP; this comes from the coding sequence ATGCTAAAAAAAGTTACGACATTCGCAGCTCTTGTTTCTTCGTTGCTGCTGTCAATGAACGCTCTCGGATTCGGTGGTGGTTTCTGGCAGAAAAGACATGTGGGGTTGCAGCTCCTGGCTGGTCAGTTCGATGCCTCGGCGATGATCAATGGACCGCTGAGTATCGCTCGATTCAGGGAGCCTCGTGATGCGGTTGTCAATGCGGCTGGAGATATCTTTATCGTGGACAGCAACGCCTCTGTCATTCGCAAGATTTCCAATGGCGTTGTTTCAACCTTTGCCGGGAAATTTGGTGTTTTCGACCATGCGGATGGAACGGGTGACAGTGCCCGGTTTGACTACCCGACAGGGATCACCATCGATGGCAGTGGAAATCTTTTTGTTACGGAAGGAAACAACCACACCATTCGCAAAATCACTCCGGCAGCTGTCGTGACGACGGTGGCGGGGTCACCCGGGAACGCCGGCACGGCTGATGGAACCGGATCTGCGGCAAGATTCAACAATCCCGAAGACATCACCTTGGCTGCAGATGGCAACTTTTATATCACTGATAAAAATAACAACATGATCCGCAAAATGACGCCAGCCGGGGTTGTGACGACTTTTGCCGGTGACGGCACCTATGGTTGTACTGACGGAACGGGTGCTGCCGCACATTTTAATTACCCCACCGGTATTGTGGGAGACTCGGCGGGGAATCTTTTTGTAGTGTGTTCAAGCTGCAGTACGATTCGTAAAATCACACCGGCCGGGGTCGTGACGACCTTTGCGGGACTGGCCAATGCCACAGGTGCTCTTGACGGGACTGGCACCGCCGCTCGATTTAGTTGGCCCATCGGAATCACCATCGACAGCTCTGACAATCTGTATGTGGCAGACTACGGTAATTCTGCTATTAGAAAAGTGACCTCCTCGGCCGTGGTCAGCAACTTTGCAGGATCCTATGGTGATTATGGTGCGGTGGATGGCACAGGGACCGCGGCGCGATTTGCCGGGCCGGCGGGCATAGGTATTGATGCCTCCGGGGATTTGTTTGTCACCGATTCTGACAATGCGTCGATTCGCAAGATCACACCTGCGCGAGTTGTAACCCTGGTGGCAGGATCGTTGGCTGGGGACAGTGATGGGTCGGCGGATGGGACGGGGACTGCGGCTTCCTTCTTTAGCCCCGAAGGAGTTGCGGCCGATCCAGCCGGTAATCTCTATGTTGCTGATACAATGAATAGAACGATTCGAAAAATCACACCCTCTGGGAATGTAACTACGATAGCCGGAAGTCCTGGTCAGATTGGGTCTGCGGATGGAACCGGGGCGGCGGCCCGCTTCTCGTACCCCACGAAGCTGACGGTGGCGGAGGACGGCAATATCTACATAGCCGATGAGTATCGAATCAGAAAGCTCACCCCGGGTGGCGTGGTGACATCGTTGGCGGGGGACTACGACAACTCCGGTTCCGCCGATGGGACGGGGACATCGGCTCGTTTTGGCGGAGTCGCCGGCATCGCCAGCGATGGGGCTGGAAGTCTTTATGTTTCTGATTCCGGAAATTACACAGTCAGAAAAGTGACCTTGGCTGGTGTCGTGACAACTTTGGCAGGGCAAGTGGGCATTCAGGGAAGTGATGATGGAACCGGAACTGGCGCGACCTTTTCCCGCGTGGCGGGCATCACCGTCACTCCGTCGGGGAATATTTTTGTGGCGGACACTGACAATAACGTCATTCGTAAAATCACCGTCGCCGGAGTCGTGACCACTTTCGCCGGGGCTGCCGGTCAGGGCGGAAATGATGACGGCATGGGAAGCAATGCCCGCTTTTCTCAACCGCATTTTGTCGCGACGGATTCTTCAGGGAATCTCTATGTTGCCGAGTGGGGAGAAGCCACAATTCGCAAGATCACCCCAAGTGCCGTCGTCACCACGATTGCCGGGGTGCTTAGTACAAGTCCCGGTTATACGGGGTCCCTTTCAAATGGAGTTAAGCAGTCTGAGATTGGCAGCGCTTTCAGTATTTGTGTGTCGGGGCGAAAAATTATTTTTGTTGGCGAGAATATCGTGAAATGGGTCCCGCGTCCTTAG
- a CDS encoding FKBP-type peptidyl-prolyl cis-trans isomerase yields MNVQIVSFHCVLKNKLGKVISSTYNRDVLTSLNGAEDQLQALSKGLTNIRKGEKRQIAVRAEEAYGYYDTSKVLEISRDSLVGGRKLRLGESVIFAREGHKAEKFRVTKLSPDQITLDGNHPLAGQDLIFEIEALEVREATPEEIRESLPDEDDGMTLH; encoded by the coding sequence ATGAACGTTCAGATTGTATCGTTTCACTGTGTTCTTAAAAACAAGCTGGGTAAGGTCATCAGTTCGACCTACAATCGTGATGTGCTGACTTCTTTGAATGGAGCTGAAGATCAGCTTCAGGCTCTTTCGAAGGGTTTGACGAACATCCGCAAGGGTGAAAAACGACAGATCGCTGTCAGGGCCGAAGAGGCCTACGGTTACTATGACACTTCCAAGGTTTTAGAGATCTCCCGTGATTCCCTGGTGGGCGGCCGCAAGCTGCGTCTGGGGGAAAGTGTGATCTTCGCCAGAGAAGGTCATAAGGCTGAAAAATTCCGAGTCACAAAGCTGTCGCCGGATCAAATCACCCTGGATGGCAATCATCCCTTGGCCGGGCAGGATCTGATTTTCGAAATTGAAGCTTTGGAAGTTCGGGAAGCGACTCCGGAGGAAATTCGCGAATCGCTGCCGGACGAGGATGATGGCATGACTCTTCACTGA
- a CDS encoding substrate-binding periplasmic protein has product MSAPWYFADSGASPKGITADYVRALANELGRKIDILVLPKFRIRENSQKNKIDLNCYTSREWAQVREADVFWSEPLFTSKNLIVSNTAGVKSLDQLKKQRIGTVLKYRYPALQDSFSAGTLLRDDSPNEDANLQKLDASRFNYAVVEEIHLAYYLKRHKSSKIQRRGLVIEEIPVRCWLRRDSPLKISELNRAIAQMKANGTMEKIFKKYR; this is encoded by the coding sequence ATGTCGGCCCCGTGGTATTTTGCGGATTCCGGGGCATCTCCAAAGGGGATCACCGCTGATTATGTGCGCGCCCTCGCGAACGAACTGGGCCGCAAAATTGATATTCTTGTGCTGCCAAAGTTTCGCATCAGGGAAAATTCGCAAAAGAACAAGATTGATCTGAACTGCTATACATCCCGCGAATGGGCCCAGGTCCGCGAGGCTGACGTTTTTTGGTCTGAGCCTCTTTTCACTTCAAAGAATTTGATTGTTTCTAACACCGCTGGCGTAAAATCTTTGGATCAACTGAAAAAACAGCGGATCGGCACTGTCCTGAAGTACCGATATCCAGCCCTGCAAGACAGTTTCAGTGCAGGGACACTCTTACGGGATGATTCCCCTAATGAAGATGCCAATCTGCAAAAGCTGGATGCTTCGCGCTTTAACTATGCGGTGGTTGAAGAAATACATTTGGCTTATTATCTTAAGCGCCACAAAAGTTCAAAGATCCAAAGACGTGGACTTGTCATCGAGGAAATCCCTGTGCGCTGCTGGCTGCGCCGCGATTCTCCTCTGAAGATTTCTGAACTGAATCGTGCCATTGCCCAGATGAAGGCTAACGGCACGATGGAGAAGATTTTTAAAAAATACAGATAG
- a CDS encoding beta strand repeat-containing protein, translating to MNRSKILILNLLLFSSVALAQTNGNKGITFQGVIKDNSNPSSPAFPTVTSNVVVQILGVRSDGNSCILWEEMHSGVQIEKGYLYLVVGRGSKTAQPTLSFKDVFNDKPKTSLTCSNGFTDYTPLATDSRKLRVVVSSLGITADFNMRSAPLAVHSETAGSAEALNGKASADFINVNTPSGLTQAAAESWFGSTMMADILAGTYVAPTATTAGNVTGVVAVGNGGTGASTAAGARTNLGLGPLAVMNPTGTADATTYLRGDGTWAGLPSAPTLAGDVSGSVGANTVDKIKGTAVNTTALADGHFLRFESGAWINGALVAADVPALDWAKITTGKPTNLAGYGITDAVSKNGDTMAGALNMGSNDVTATGYVLMSPQRALGLGTYTNAQEATLTGGLSAAHKGYTWYNSEAHQVKFWNGTTVQALGVAGSGITSIGGQTGGAQAFATGTVGTAPAWSSGSDTHTLNIPMAATGSVTAGLLSNADYAAFAAKLGTATNFGGDVTGTYNAITLNTVPIAKGGTGQTTATAAFGALSPLTTKGDVLVHDGTANLRMAVGSDGKALIADSAEAAGVKWGDIFATDLLSMVTTGIVQRNGAGSYSAVTVNGPLTYSSGALGVNVGTGAGSVAAGDDARITGALQRSGGTMTGVLGLGTYSNAQEATLVGTLNATHKGYAWFNSDANQVKIWNGSAAQALGIAGSGITSFGGQSGNSQSLAIGATGTSPAWSSASDTHTLNIPMASAASVTAGLLSKTDYDAFAAKQAAGNYVTALTGDVTAAGPGSAAATIAADAVTSAKIANGTIVGADMDFTGVNTATTSFAMKDGTGKFFNFACATTGHVPTWTVAGFVCQAAASGDFKADGTVNMTGPLKAVVGSAAAPGYTFVGDTNTGMFGAAADALGFSTAGVERMRLDGSGMTVQGPSSFLVVKDTVSGGDTESGLFIEGDGATGGLTALSDGYSNHPAWADSLMLYSDTVNSGGLRLHANAGNITLSNGWSPNVDRMVLLPSGNVGIGTLTPGSALEVKGEIRTSGTTSGYTGFRAPASGNNITYTLPSADGTNNQVLTTNGSGTLSWTSPAAGGITSLGGLTAGTQTFAIGTSGNAPAFSSATSTHTLNIPMASTASVTAGLISKTDYDSFAAKQAAGNYVTALTGDVTATGPGSVAATIAANAVTSAKIANGTIVGADLDFTGVNTATTSFAMKDSTGKFYNFACATTSHVPTWTATGFVCQAPGANITSGNVTTALGYTPVNDAGDTMTGDLTFDATKGIYFKDSSGPEKVYLKAPTALAASYNLTWPAAVPTAGQSLQSDASGNLSWYTPSAGAGDFKADGTVNMTGTLKAVAGTAAAPGYALVGDTNTGMFGAAADTLGLATAGVERMRLGATGMTVSGTSDDNVSLSVESPDNFSGYSTKMQITDYGGAGAVGLWIQNAGGTKASPTATTAGTIIGRLWYSGYATGFRPAAGINVTAHQNFTATNTPTNMLFYTGPVGSSTALERMRIDYAGNVGIGTVAPGSALDVKGEIRTSGATSGYSGFRAPASGNNITYTLPGADGSANQVLTTNGSGTLSWTTPAAGGITSLGGLTAATQTFAIGTAGTAPAFSSATSTHTLNIPMASTATVTAGLISKTDYDNFNGKFAATVTSPLAGQHIRYNGSTWVNALVALSSDVTGTLSIANGGTGATSAGSARTSLGIGSAGTRDTGAVSGNVPLVGVSGITANKMCTSDGTSSIICNTNIPTSQWGVSGSDIYYNAGKVAIGTTVADRNLTVTNNSSGQGPISVQNNSGSGVSSVEFFNSSGGPEGFVGWGNSSASGVSNTVVLGSNGVRQVALFTNNTKVLTAYSSGNVGIGVAGDPDVKLKVNGTIASAQVNDLSPMSFDLSLGNFQHTSTGCSGTSWDLVNMAEGATYTIAVQNNTHTGACSFTNSGSTFRYQPANATPGVGHVIYSFMKVGTVVYVSWVEGFN from the coding sequence ATGAATAGATCCAAAATTCTGATTTTGAATCTGTTGTTGTTTTCGTCCGTGGCTTTGGCACAAACCAATGGCAACAAAGGGATCACCTTTCAGGGGGTGATCAAGGACAACTCCAATCCCTCCAGTCCCGCGTTTCCCACTGTGACCTCCAATGTGGTGGTGCAGATCCTGGGTGTTCGCAGCGATGGCAATTCCTGCATTCTGTGGGAAGAAATGCACTCGGGTGTGCAAATTGAAAAGGGTTATCTTTATCTTGTCGTCGGGCGCGGGAGTAAAACCGCTCAGCCGACTTTAAGCTTTAAAGACGTCTTTAACGACAAGCCTAAAACCAGTCTGACGTGTTCAAATGGATTTACCGATTACACGCCGCTGGCGACTGACAGTCGCAAACTGCGCGTCGTGGTCAGCAGCCTGGGTATCACTGCTGACTTTAATATGCGGTCGGCTCCGTTGGCTGTGCATTCTGAAACTGCAGGAAGTGCGGAAGCTCTGAATGGCAAAGCCAGTGCCGACTTTATTAACGTGAATACGCCAAGCGGGTTGACTCAAGCAGCAGCAGAGTCCTGGTTTGGCAGCACCATGATGGCCGATATTCTGGCGGGGACTTACGTGGCCCCCACGGCAACCACCGCCGGCAATGTGACCGGGGTTGTGGCTGTGGGTAACGGTGGAACCGGGGCCAGCACCGCCGCGGGTGCTCGGACAAACCTGGGCCTGGGACCTTTGGCAGTGATGAATCCCACAGGGACGGCGGATGCCACCACGTATCTTCGTGGAGACGGCACTTGGGCCGGGTTGCCATCAGCGCCGACTCTGGCGGGTGACGTCAGTGGGTCCGTGGGCGCAAACACCGTTGATAAGATCAAAGGCACGGCGGTGAATACAACGGCTTTGGCTGACGGCCACTTCCTGCGCTTTGAGAGCGGAGCCTGGATCAACGGCGCCTTGGTGGCGGCGGATGTCCCGGCTTTGGATTGGGCCAAGATCACCACGGGGAAACCTACGAACTTGGCAGGGTACGGGATCACTGATGCCGTCAGTAAAAACGGCGACACCATGGCCGGCGCCTTGAACATGGGTTCTAACGACGTGACTGCAACAGGCTATGTTTTGATGAGCCCGCAGCGCGCGTTGGGTTTGGGAACATACACGAATGCGCAAGAAGCCACTTTGACAGGCGGACTTTCAGCCGCTCACAAAGGTTACACTTGGTACAACAGTGAAGCTCATCAGGTGAAATTCTGGAATGGAACGACTGTGCAGGCTTTGGGTGTTGCAGGTTCCGGGATCACCAGCATTGGTGGTCAGACGGGTGGTGCGCAAGCGTTTGCGACCGGCACCGTGGGCACGGCTCCTGCCTGGTCTTCGGGTTCTGACACTCACACTTTGAATATTCCTATGGCCGCGACGGGTTCGGTGACGGCGGGTTTACTGAGCAACGCCGACTATGCGGCTTTCGCGGCGAAGCTGGGAACAGCGACCAACTTTGGCGGCGATGTCACCGGGACTTATAACGCCATCACTCTGAATACGGTGCCGATTGCCAAAGGTGGTACGGGACAAACCACAGCGACAGCGGCCTTCGGTGCGTTGTCTCCGTTAACCACCAAAGGGGATGTGCTTGTGCATGATGGAACGGCCAACCTGCGTATGGCGGTGGGTTCCGACGGCAAGGCGTTGATCGCCGACAGCGCCGAAGCTGCCGGAGTTAAATGGGGCGACATTTTCGCCACCGATTTGCTTTCTATGGTGACCACGGGAATCGTTCAGCGTAATGGGGCGGGATCTTATTCTGCGGTGACGGTGAATGGGCCGTTGACTTATTCCTCCGGAGCTTTGGGTGTGAACGTCGGCACGGGCGCTGGCAGCGTGGCTGCGGGGGATGATGCCCGCATCACAGGTGCTTTGCAGCGCAGTGGTGGCACCATGACTGGCGTCCTGGGTTTGGGAACTTACTCCAATGCGCAGGAAGCCACTTTGGTGGGGACTTTGAATGCGACCCACAAAGGTTATGCCTGGTTTAACAGTGACGCCAATCAAGTGAAAATCTGGAATGGGTCAGCGGCCCAAGCGCTGGGCATTGCCGGTTCCGGTATCACTTCCTTTGGCGGGCAATCGGGGAATTCGCAGTCCTTGGCCATTGGTGCGACCGGCACCTCGCCAGCGTGGAGTTCGGCTTCAGACACGCACACCTTGAATATCCCGATGGCTTCTGCCGCGAGTGTGACCGCGGGTCTTTTAAGCAAAACAGACTACGATGCCTTTGCAGCAAAGCAGGCCGCAGGAAATTACGTGACCGCGTTGACCGGGGATGTGACGGCGGCGGGACCTGGTTCTGCGGCGGCAACAATCGCCGCAGACGCGGTGACTTCGGCGAAGATCGCCAATGGCACTATAGTTGGTGCGGATATGGACTTTACCGGAGTCAACACGGCGACGACTTCGTTTGCAATGAAAGACGGCACCGGCAAGTTCTTTAATTTCGCGTGCGCGACGACTGGCCACGTTCCAACGTGGACCGTGGCGGGCTTTGTCTGTCAGGCGGCGGCTTCGGGGGACTTTAAAGCAGATGGCACGGTGAACATGACGGGGCCGTTAAAGGCCGTGGTCGGCTCGGCGGCAGCTCCAGGCTACACTTTTGTTGGAGACACCAACACGGGCATGTTCGGTGCGGCGGCGGATGCTCTAGGATTTTCCACTGCCGGTGTTGAGAGGATGAGGCTTGATGGCTCCGGGATGACGGTGCAGGGGCCCAGTTCGTTTCTTGTTGTTAAAGATACAGTTTCGGGTGGGGACACTGAAAGCGGTCTTTTCATTGAGGGTGATGGGGCCACTGGAGGACTGACAGCTTTGTCTGATGGGTATAGCAATCATCCGGCATGGGCCGATTCATTGATGCTGTATTCTGATACAGTCAATTCTGGTGGTTTAAGACTTCATGCTAACGCCGGAAATATCACCTTAAGTAATGGCTGGTCGCCCAATGTAGACCGGATGGTGCTTTTGCCTTCTGGAAATGTCGGTATCGGCACCTTAACTCCGGGTTCTGCCTTGGAAGTGAAAGGTGAGATCAGAACATCAGGAACAACCTCCGGCTATACGGGCTTTAGAGCTCCCGCATCCGGAAATAATATCACTTATACTCTTCCCAGCGCTGACGGCACCAATAACCAGGTTTTGACCACCAATGGTTCCGGCACGCTGTCGTGGACCAGCCCCGCAGCTGGCGGAATCACGTCCCTGGGCGGATTGACAGCAGGGACACAGACTTTTGCGATCGGCACCAGTGGAAATGCGCCGGCATTTAGTTCAGCGACCAGCACACACACATTGAATATTCCAATGGCTTCTACGGCATCGGTGACCGCGGGGCTTATTTCCAAAACAGATTATGACTCTTTCGCTGCAAAGCAGGCTGCAGGAAATTATGTGACAGCCCTGACCGGTGACGTCACGGCCACAGGTCCCGGGTCAGTAGCAGCGACAATTGCGGCAAATGCGGTGACGTCGGCCAAGATTGCCAATGGCACGATTGTCGGCGCGGATCTGGATTTCACGGGAGTGAACACCGCAACGACTTCGTTTGCCATGAAAGACAGCACTGGCAAGTTCTACAACTTCGCCTGTGCGACCACGAGCCATGTTCCGACTTGGACAGCAACTGGCTTTGTCTGCCAGGCGCCTGGGGCGAATATCACTTCAGGAAATGTGACGACGGCCTTGGGGTACACTCCGGTGAATGACGCTGGAGACACTATGACCGGGGATTTGACCTTTGATGCGACCAAAGGGATTTACTTCAAAGACTCATCGGGGCCAGAGAAAGTATATTTAAAAGCACCGACGGCTTTGGCCGCCAGTTACAATCTGACCTGGCCAGCGGCGGTGCCGACAGCGGGGCAATCCCTGCAGTCCGATGCTTCGGGGAATTTAAGCTGGTACACGCCCAGTGCTGGTGCGGGCGATTTCAAAGCTGACGGTACAGTGAATATGACCGGCACCTTGAAAGCGGTTGCGGGAACCGCCGCGGCTCCGGGTTACGCTCTGGTTGGTGACACCAACACCGGTATGTTCGGTGCGGCGGCCGACACGCTTGGTTTAGCTACGGCGGGTGTTGAAAGAATGAGGCTCGGTGCTACTGGGATGACCGTTTCGGGGACTTCCGATGACAACGTAAGCCTGAGTGTTGAAAGCCCGGATAACTTTTCCGGATATTCCACCAAGATGCAGATCACAGACTATGGTGGCGCGGGGGCCGTGGGGCTGTGGATTCAAAATGCGGGTGGCACCAAAGCTTCTCCGACAGCAACAACGGCAGGAACGATCATCGGAAGACTTTGGTATTCGGGATATGCTACTGGCTTCCGGCCGGCGGCGGGTATCAACGTCACTGCCCATCAGAATTTCACAGCAACCAATACGCCGACGAACATGCTTTTCTATACGGGCCCGGTGGGAAGTTCCACGGCCTTGGAGCGCATGAGAATTGACTACGCTGGTAACGTCGGTATCGGCACGGTAGCTCCGGGCTCCGCGTTGGATGTGAAAGGCGAAATCAGAACATCAGGAGCAACTTCTGGTTATTCAGGATTCAGGGCACCGGCTTCCGGGAACAACATCACTTACACTTTGCCCGGAGCAGATGGCAGTGCCAATCAGGTTCTGACGACGAATGGATCAGGCACACTTTCGTGGACGACTCCCGCGGCAGGAGGCATCACTTCACTGGGTGGTTTGACTGCGGCAACGCAGACATTTGCAATTGGTACTGCGGGAACAGCCCCGGCCTTCAGTTCGGCCACCAGCACGCATACTTTGAATATTCCGATGGCGTCGACAGCCACCGTGACAGCGGGTCTGATCAGTAAAACGGACTATGACAACTTCAATGGCAAGTTTGCTGCCACTGTAACCTCGCCCTTGGCAGGTCAACATATTCGTTACAATGGCTCAACCTGGGTGAACGCACTGGTGGCTTTGTCGTCAGATGTGACGGGGACTTTGTCCATTGCCAACGGCGGTACCGGCGCTACCAGCGCGGGATCGGCCCGGACAAGTTTGGGCATCGGATCTGCCGGTACAAGAGACACGGGGGCAGTTTCTGGAAATGTGCCGCTGGTGGGGGTCTCAGGGATCACGGCGAACAAGATGTGTACTTCGGATGGGACCAGTTCGATCATTTGTAACACGAACATTCCCACCAGCCAGTGGGGAGTCTCGGGTTCCGACATCTACTATAACGCGGGCAAGGTGGCCATCGGCACCACAGTTGCGGATCGCAATTTGACCGTAACGAACAACTCTTCGGGGCAGGGGCCGATCAGCGTTCAGAACAATAGCGGCAGCGGAGTAAGCTCAGTCGAGTTCTTTAATAGCAGTGGTGGGCCGGAAGGTTTCGTGGGCTGGGGGAACAGCAGTGCCAGCGGTGTTTCCAATACTGTTGTTCTTGGATCTAATGGAGTAAGACAAGTGGCTTTGTTTACCAATAACACCAAAGTTCTTACGGCTTATTCTTCGGGGAATGTCGGAATTGGCGTGGCTGGTGATCCGGACGTAAAACTGAAGGTCAATGGAACGATCGCTTCGGCTCAGGTGAATGACTTAAGCCCGATGAGCTTCGATCTTTCACTCGGAAATTTCCAGCACACTTCGACGGGCTGTTCTGGAACTTCGTGGGATCTGGTGAACATGGCGGAAGGTGCGACGTACACCATCGCCGTACAAAATAACACACACACGGGTGCCTGCAGTTTCACGAATTCAGGTTCGACGTTCCGTTACCAGCCCGCCAATGCCACACCGGGTGTGGGGCATGTGATCTATTCCTTTATGAAGGTGGGAACAGTTGTCTATGTTTCGTGGGTTGAAGGCTTTAACTAA
- a CDS encoding TIGR02147 family protein: MQLQLKKRQEKNPKFSLRSFARLLKTDPSSLSKVLNGLRIPSDETVEKWVDCMKLTPEETEQLKGVVNGANSFNPLNSEFFESTYSWVHPILLETLKLPNATRNMSALADLFGMTEEQIQKTIEYLESHKILHRSTDNGNYLPSNLTTVTIPYTTELRRGLQKKYLEMAQKALEEVPMEKRDNSTLTVAIHTDDIPAIKDIIREARHRIHRLAEKRRHQLNAVYNFSSALYPVKEEIL, from the coding sequence ATGCAGTTACAGTTAAAAAAACGTCAGGAGAAGAATCCCAAATTCTCTCTGAGATCCTTTGCCCGCTTGCTAAAGACGGACCCCAGCTCTTTATCCAAAGTGTTAAACGGTCTGCGCATCCCTTCAGATGAAACCGTCGAAAAGTGGGTGGACTGCATGAAGCTCACGCCGGAAGAAACTGAACAGCTTAAGGGCGTCGTGAATGGCGCCAATTCGTTCAACCCGCTGAATTCAGAGTTCTTTGAATCCACCTACAGCTGGGTTCACCCGATTCTGCTGGAAACGCTGAAGTTGCCTAATGCCACCCGCAACATGTCGGCGCTGGCGGATCTTTTCGGCATGACAGAAGAACAGATCCAAAAGACCATCGAGTATCTGGAAAGTCATAAAATTCTGCACAGAAGCACTGATAACGGAAACTACCTGCCTTCAAATCTGACCACTGTCACCATTCCCTACACCACCGAACTGCGCCGGGGCCTGCAGAAAAAATATCTGGAGATGGCACAAAAAGCCCTGGAAGAAGTGCCCATGGAAAAACGCGACAACAGCACTCTGACCGTCGCCATTCATACCGACGATATTCCCGCCATTAAAGACATCATCCGCGAAGCCCGCCACCGCATTCACCGCCTGGCTGAAAAAAGAAGACATCAACTGAATGCCGTCTATAACTTCAGCAGCGCCCTGTATCCTGTTAAAGAGGAGATTCTATGA